The following proteins are co-located in the uncultured Propionivibrio sp. genome:
- the iscR gene encoding Fe-S cluster assembly transcriptional regulator IscR, giving the protein MRLTTKGRFAVTAMIDLALRSGEGPVTLAGISERQKISLSYLEQLFGKLRRHELVGSVRGPGGGYCLARPGNQITVADIVRAVDEPLDATQCGGHENCRDEERCMTHDLWTTLNAKMYEYLSSVTLADLVEKQLRKLGGEVVTLEELRRPAGSRTRTLSVVA; this is encoded by the coding sequence ATGCGACTGACCACCAAAGGACGTTTTGCCGTGACGGCCATGATCGACCTTGCGCTGCGTAGCGGCGAAGGGCCGGTAACACTGGCAGGCATTAGCGAACGGCAGAAAATTTCGTTGTCGTATCTGGAGCAGCTCTTCGGCAAATTGCGCCGTCACGAGCTGGTCGGCAGCGTACGCGGACCGGGCGGCGGGTATTGTCTGGCGCGTCCGGGAAACCAGATTACCGTCGCGGATATTGTGCGCGCTGTCGATGAGCCGCTCGATGCGACGCAGTGTGGCGGTCACGAGAATTGCCGCGACGAGGAGCGTTGCATGACGCACGATTTGTGGACGACGCTCAACGCCAAGATGTATGAGTATCTGTCGTCGGTGACGCTGGCCGATCTCGTCGAGAAGCAGTTGCGCAAGCTCGGCGGCGAGGTGGTCACGCTCGAGGAATTGCGCCGTCCGGCGGGCAGCCGCACACGGACGTTGTCGGTGGTGGCCTGA